From a single Acidobacteriota bacterium genomic region:
- a CDS encoding cupin domain-containing protein has product MKFTIEAFLGRLPLPANDKWPDGVWDIEPFEKDGVKLVFFAPRGTDHQTSHDEDEFYFIARGSGEILIAGERHTCTAGDAFFVPAGVEHRFENFTDNFATWAVFF; this is encoded by the coding sequence ATGAAGTTTACTATCGAGGCGTTCTTGGGCCGCCTGCCGCTCCCGGCAAACGACAAATGGCCCGATGGTGTTTGGGACATCGAGCCATTCGAGAAAGATGGCGTGAAGCTGGTCTTCTTCGCTCCCCGCGGCACCGATCACCAAACCAGCCATGACGAGGACGAATTCTATTTCATCGCCCGGGGCAGCGGCGAGATCTTGATCGCCGGCGAACGCCACACGTGCACTGCCGGCGACGCATTCTTCGTCCCGGCCGGGGTCGAGCATCGGTTCGAGAATTTTACCGACAACTTCGCAACCTGGGCGGTGTTCTTCTGA
- a CDS encoding response regulator, which translates to MNTTPRILYVDDDADGCELMAFQLNHYFGYQVDTASSGSHAIEMVRSSPYDVFLLDYCLQDVTAVKLCKQIKEFAPRAPVLIYSALDREIDKEQAFSAGASGFFVKPEDLELIGPELKRLLDVPKIGRKDVDSVFLSEEQKMRSKRFSLRRRSSSII; encoded by the coding sequence ATGAACACCACACCGCGAATCTTGTATGTTGATGATGACGCCGATGGCTGCGAACTGATGGCGTTTCAGCTTAACCACTATTTTGGGTATCAGGTAGATACTGCCTCAAGTGGAAGCCATGCGATCGAAATGGTGAGGTCTAGTCCGTACGATGTTTTCCTATTGGATTACTGCTTGCAGGACGTAACCGCCGTAAAACTCTGCAAACAGATCAAAGAATTTGCCCCACGGGCACCGGTTCTTATCTATAGTGCCCTTGATCGCGAGATCGATAAAGAACAGGCGTTCTCGGCAGGTGCCTCGGGCTTTTTTGTGAAGCCGGAAGATCTTGAATTGATCGGGCCTGAGCTAAAGAGACTTCTCGACGTGCCGAAAATCGGCCGAAAAGATGTTGACTCGGTATTCTTAAGCGAAGAACAGAAGATGAGATCCAAACGCTTTTCCCTCCGTCGCCGGAGCAGCAGCATAATTTGA
- a CDS encoding Crp/Fnr family transcriptional regulator, translating to MPSLNMLLATLPAAEWLNIRNACTIVEVHKGQVLWEAEEKGKFIYFPIDSLISLMYESGDGDSIAVATIGRHGIAGTSIVMGLKTPDRAVVSYTGTAYQMGSGVVRKELSECGDFQDLLMTYNQGLLTQIALNAICYRLHRVDQHLCRLFLEMNDELQTETFFVTHAQIANLLGVRRESVSLGLTNLSKQGVIGTSRGKVAIANLKKLNSIVCECHEVVVECRDRILNKYKAEHRN from the coding sequence ATGCCTTCTCTTAACATGCTCCTCGCTACACTTCCGGCTGCGGAGTGGTTGAATATCAGAAATGCATGCACCATCGTTGAGGTCCACAAGGGCCAGGTCCTATGGGAGGCCGAGGAGAAGGGCAAATTTATTTATTTCCCCATCGATTCTCTCATTTCGCTGATGTATGAGTCCGGCGATGGCGATTCGATCGCCGTGGCCACCATCGGGCGACACGGCATTGCTGGTACAAGCATTGTGATGGGCCTTAAAACACCTGATCGAGCCGTTGTCAGTTACACGGGAACTGCATATCAGATGGGTTCCGGAGTCGTCCGAAAAGAACTATCAGAATGCGGTGACTTCCAGGACCTGCTGATGACTTACAATCAGGGCCTGCTCACTCAGATCGCGCTGAATGCCATTTGCTATCGCTTGCATCGCGTCGATCAACACCTATGCCGGCTGTTTCTGGAAATGAACGACGAGCTGCAAACCGAAACTTTTTTCGTCACACATGCACAGATCGCCAACCTTTTAGGTGTTCGGCGGGAAAGCGTTTCGCTTGGCCTAACTAATCTAAGCAAACAAGGCGTGATCGGGACCAGTCGCGGCAAAGTCGCGATCGCCAATCTCAAAAAACTCAATTCAATCGTCTGCGAATGCCACGAAGTTGTGGTCGAATGCCGCGACCGGATCCTCAACAAATACAAGGCCGAACATAGAAACTGA
- a CDS encoding inorganic pyrophosphatase has product MFRTDKAHPWHGIPIGDDAPAEVTVFIEIVPRDTVKYEVDKETGYLKIDRPQQYSNVVPANYGFIPQTYCAAGIAALARAKTDIKIAGGDGDPLDILVLSEHHIPRGDIILKARPIGGFCLVDDNEADDKIIAVLKGDKVFEQYSEISQLPKGILERFEHYFLTYKSLPDAPNVCEIAYSYGREASYEVIRTAIADYAELTGRAI; this is encoded by the coding sequence ATGTTTCGCACGGACAAAGCGCATCCATGGCACGGCATTCCGATCGGCGACGATGCACCGGCTGAGGTGACGGTTTTTATCGAGATCGTCCCGCGGGATACGGTCAAATACGAGGTCGATAAGGAAACGGGTTATCTTAAGATCGACCGGCCTCAGCAGTACTCGAATGTCGTCCCTGCAAATTACGGCTTTATTCCGCAGACCTATTGTGCGGCGGGGATCGCGGCCCTGGCTCGTGCAAAAACCGACATTAAGATAGCCGGGGGCGACGGTGACCCGCTCGATATTCTAGTGCTTTCGGAGCATCACATTCCGCGGGGCGACATCATACTAAAGGCGAGGCCGATCGGTGGCTTTTGTCTCGTAGACGATAACGAAGCCGATGACAAAATAATCGCGGTGCTGAAGGGCGATAAGGTCTTTGAGCAATATAGTGAAATCAGCCAACTCCCGAAAGGAATTCTCGAACGGTTCGAGCATTATTTCCTTACCTACAAATCGCTGCCCGATGCACCGAATGTCTGCGAGATCGCGTACTCCTACGGCCGCGAAGCATCATATGAGGTGATCCGAACGGCGATCGCCGACTATGCCGAACTAACCGGGAGAGCGATCTAG
- a CDS encoding enoyl-CoA hydratase/isomerase family protein, with translation MSNPLTTEAHGDALIARFTRPEVRNPLSVEVIAELNRVIDNIQSSTRRLILTGSEGVFASGADLREIARLDPASARKFAELGQGLMRRISELPVTTIAAVNGPCFGGALDLALACSVRVASPSAVFCHPGAKLGIMTGWGGTQRLPRLIGEARALEMFFTAEPFSAEWALDAGLINRIAEDPVLAAIEEAF, from the coding sequence ATGTCTAACCCGCTAACAACCGAAGCGCACGGCGACGCATTGATCGCCCGGTTCACGCGCCCCGAAGTGCGGAATCCGCTCTCGGTTGAAGTTATCGCGGAACTGAATCGCGTGATCGACAATATTCAATCATCGACCCGGCGGCTTATCCTCACCGGCAGCGAAGGCGTTTTTGCCTCCGGTGCAGATCTTCGCGAGATAGCGAGGCTCGACCCGGCGAGTGCAAGAAAGTTTGCCGAACTTGGACAAGGCCTGATGCGGCGCATTTCCGAGCTTCCAGTCACGACTATCGCGGCGGTGAATGGGCCGTGCTTTGGCGGGGCTCTCGACCTCGCACTGGCTTGCAGCGTTCGCGTAGCGTCACCGTCGGCCGTATTCTGTCATCCGGGAGCAAAGCTTGGAATAATGACCGGTTGGGGCGGGACCCAGCGGCTCCCGCGTCTGATCGGCGAGGCACGTGCGCTCGAGATGTTCTTCACCGCTGAACCGTTTTCGGCCGAATGGGCACTGGATGCGGGCCTGATCAACCGCATCGCTGAAGACCCTGTCCTGGCCGCAATTGAGGAGGCATTCTGA
- a CDS encoding tetratricopeptide repeat protein, translating to MLVTLGVYYGSLSGDFVYDDNRQIAQNLLIQERSLYGTAIVSDVWAYRGSGAVADSNYWRPTFTLWSIANNELFGIEPFGWRVSNLAIHIAAAVAAFYLLLLLGIPLMPAAVFATVFAVHPAQVESVAWISGAPSTLAGLFLTLSLIFAVRSARESKGKYYLAIAVGTFLLAVGARESVVVCLPLFWLIFSTRGLSDFSEMKQRTRKSILPLGLFASAAAAFLIIRSIILGGVALPVENAPSLAEAILTAPTIFLFYLKQIFYPSIIGPNYGIRAIGEIGLMNFAVPVILSAAILGFAIFFARSSPRALFGLGLFILPLLPAFYIPAFRPEELVHDRYLYISVLGLCIMFAAMIYDRFAASMQGINFKAAFTIACFIAFLLAFRSLVYTEVWRSDEALWRHAVTVDANSATNWLQLGAALEANGKDALSEFERAVAIRPEPLALNGRARARIARNDPQNAIADAERVIATPNANINAYTLFQGYEVLSMALQNANRLPEARQRLTEARERLPIYRAALTEKIAVVLYQQGQKAEALRELESVREVAAAEMIPGSKLVFLRLGMLYAELGRRDEARRDVQRFLQATGKDRSPITRGYRAEAEKLLRSLS from the coding sequence GTGCTCGTCACGCTTGGCGTCTATTACGGGTCGCTCTCGGGCGATTTTGTTTACGACGATAACCGGCAGATCGCCCAGAATCTTCTCATTCAGGAGCGCTCTCTCTACGGTACGGCAATCGTCTCGGACGTTTGGGCCTACAGAGGAAGCGGCGCGGTCGCTGACAGCAATTATTGGCGGCCGACGTTCACTCTCTGGAGCATCGCCAATAACGAACTGTTCGGCATCGAGCCTTTCGGTTGGCGCGTCTCGAATCTCGCCATCCACATCGCGGCCGCGGTCGCCGCATTCTATCTGCTTCTTTTGCTCGGGATACCGCTGATGCCAGCTGCCGTCTTCGCAACCGTTTTCGCCGTTCACCCCGCTCAGGTCGAGTCGGTCGCGTGGATATCCGGAGCCCCAAGCACGCTCGCCGGCCTCTTCTTGACGTTGTCCCTGATTTTCGCTGTTCGCTCGGCCCGAGAGTCGAAGGGCAAATACTATCTTGCCATCGCTGTCGGTACATTCTTACTTGCGGTCGGAGCGAGGGAATCGGTCGTCGTTTGTCTGCCGCTGTTTTGGCTTATCTTTTCGACACGCGGGCTTTCCGACTTCTCGGAAATGAAGCAGAGAACACGCAAGAGCATACTACCGCTCGGACTCTTCGCGTCGGCCGCCGCTGCTTTTCTTATCATCCGATCGATCATTTTGGGCGGCGTCGCGTTGCCGGTAGAGAATGCGCCGAGCCTCGCCGAGGCGATCCTTACCGCTCCGACTATCTTTCTGTTTTATCTAAAACAGATCTTCTATCCATCCATCATCGGCCCGAACTATGGCATCCGGGCGATCGGCGAGATCGGCCTGATGAACTTCGCCGTCCCCGTGATACTATCCGCCGCGATACTTGGCTTTGCGATATTCTTTGCTCGTAGCTCGCCGCGGGCACTCTTTGGCCTTGGGCTCTTCATTCTTCCGCTTCTGCCCGCCTTTTACATTCCGGCCTTTCGGCCTGAGGAGCTCGTCCATGACCGCTATCTTTATATCTCGGTCCTCGGCCTCTGCATCATGTTTGCCGCGATGATCTACGACCGGTTTGCGGCCTCGATGCAGGGGATCAACTTCAAGGCGGCATTCACCATCGCGTGCTTCATCGCATTTCTGCTGGCATTTCGTTCGTTGGTCTATACCGAGGTCTGGCGGTCTGATGAAGCGCTCTGGCGGCACGCCGTTACGGTCGATGCAAATTCGGCGACCAACTGGCTCCAACTTGGTGCCGCCCTTGAGGCGAACGGCAAAGATGCTCTTAGCGAATTCGAACGCGCCGTCGCGATCCGCCCCGAACCGCTCGCCCTAAACGGCCGTGCCCGCGCTCGTATCGCCCGCAACGACCCGCAAAATGCCATCGCCGATGCCGAACGCGTCATCGCCACGCCCAACGCGAACATCAACGCCTACACGCTCTTTCAAGGCTATGAAGTCCTCTCAATGGCGCTCCAAAACGCCAACCGGCTGCCCGAAGCTCGCCAGCGTTTGACCGAAGCACGCGAACGGCTACCCATATATCGTGCCGCCCTTACCGAAAAGATCGCCGTCGTTTTGTATCAGCAAGGCCAGAAGGCCGAGGCCCTGCGTGAGCTCGAGTCTGTCCGCGAAGTGGCCGCCGCCGAGATGATCCCCGGTTCGAAGCTAGTATTTTTACGGCTAGGGATGCTTTACGCCGAACTCGGGCGGCGGGACGAAGCGAGGCGGGATGTTCAGCGCTTTCTTCAGGCGACGGGCAAAGACCGCTCGCCGATCACCCGCGGATACAGGGCCGAGGCTGAAAAACTACTCCGTTCGTTGAGCTAA
- a CDS encoding four helix bundle protein, giving the protein MEKNPVLDKSLDFALRIVKLCHFLNEEKREFVLSKELLISGTNIGKHVKAAIGAENRNTFITEFGVARRRAMETEYWLMVLFHGGILSEAQFNEIESDRLELVKIISSIISTSRKS; this is encoded by the coding sequence ATGGAGAAGAACCCCGTACTCGATAAGTCGCTTGATTTTGCTTTGCGGATCGTGAAGCTTTGCCATTTTTTGAATGAGGAGAAGCGGGAGTTTGTTTTATCGAAGGAGTTGTTGATCTCGGGGACGAATATCGGCAAGCATGTTAAGGCGGCTATCGGGGCGGAGAATCGCAACACTTTTATAACTGAATTCGGGGTCGCCCGTCGACGTGCAATGGAAACCGAGTATTGGCTGATGGTTCTTTTCCATGGCGGCATCTTGTCCGAGGCACAATTTAATGAGATCGAATCCGATCGCCTTGAGTTGGTAAAGATAATCTCGTCGATAATCTCAACCTCTCGCAAGTCTTAA
- a CDS encoding enoyl-CoA hydratase/isomerase family protein translates to MSTVIVSTEDNIRILTLNRPEKRNALNDELVAELKRAVREADADDSLSAVVIRGAGKDFCSGADLSALQKIAGASYEENLEDAKGLAELFSLIRNARVPVIAAVHGRALAGGCGLATGCDIVLATETARFGYPEVKIGFVPAIVMAILRRNLGEKLAFELVTQGFEFSAPEAKALGLVNRIFPEEGFEAAVLDYATVYSKISRIAVALSKSLLYRMDAMDFAAALAAGSETNAQARMTEDCQKGITKFLKTS, encoded by the coding sequence ATGTCGACAGTAATCGTCTCGACCGAAGACAACATACGGATCTTGACCCTGAACCGCCCCGAGAAGCGGAATGCGCTTAATGATGAGCTGGTGGCGGAGCTTAAGCGGGCGGTGCGGGAGGCGGATGCGGATGATTCGCTGAGTGCGGTTGTGATCCGCGGGGCGGGGAAGGATTTTTGCTCCGGGGCGGACCTTTCGGCGTTGCAGAAGATCGCCGGGGCGTCATACGAAGAAAATCTGGAGGATGCGAAAGGCCTTGCGGAGCTTTTCTCGTTGATCCGCAATGCGCGGGTGCCGGTGATCGCGGCGGTTCATGGTCGGGCGCTTGCGGGCGGATGTGGGCTGGCGACCGGCTGCGACATCGTGCTTGCGACCGAGACCGCCCGCTTCGGTTATCCGGAGGTGAAGATCGGCTTTGTCCCGGCGATCGTTATGGCGATACTCCGCCGCAACCTCGGCGAAAAACTCGCCTTTGAGCTGGTCACACAGGGCTTCGAGTTCTCCGCACCGGAGGCGAAGGCCCTCGGCCTCGTCAACCGGATCTTCCCCGAGGAAGGCTTTGAGGCCGCCGTGCTTGACTACGCCACCGTCTATTCAAAGATCAGCCGCATCGCCGTCGCCCTCAGCAAATCGCTGCTCTACCGAATGGACGCCATGGACTTCGCCGCCGCCCTCGCCGCCGGCTCCGAAACCAACGCCCAGGCCCGAATGACCGAAGACTGCCAAAAAGGCATCACTAAGTTTTTGAAGACATCGTAA
- a CDS encoding DnaJ domain-containing protein, producing the protein MREQGINHYFDILGLAHNSSQKQLKEAYKDLVKVWHPDRFLHDPKLRIKAQEKLKEINEAYQKVSSFIENGSKKASSTTERKKSTHRSSDDSHASSKAKAKTRKSNDSDRAKKANEKDSQDYDEASERHSNREKSPVTNLYDEYTPFSTTQVAVKPTNRRYYIAFVATAFLSLGSFLIYSDITRRTHTDPGAESPVASGVTNSTSNAISPEVAAETDSEQRIRVGENQNDTNSFENSLNEVSENEYVELAPLSLQTIERPAEKPFSLEPPPQAHPSGVEAELNETAPSAGFFSLNSTRNDVLRIQGTPDSIIGNTFSYGYSSVSFQNDRVSGWSNISKNLRVRMISYSPSSENYFTLGSTRADVVKIQGTPDSIIGNSYGYGYSSITFQGNSVVGWSNISKNLKVRMLSNSEMSLNQFTIGSSKDDVIRVQGTPDSIIGNSFGYGYSTVHFRNDRVSKWSNISRNLRVVLSPDP; encoded by the coding sequence ATGAGAGAGCAAGGGATAAATCACTATTTCGACATTTTAGGCTTAGCTCACAATTCGAGCCAAAAACAGCTCAAGGAAGCCTACAAGGATCTTGTAAAGGTCTGGCATCCAGATAGATTTCTTCACGATCCAAAACTAAGAATTAAGGCTCAAGAGAAACTGAAAGAAATAAATGAGGCCTATCAAAAGGTGTCGTCATTTATAGAAAATGGATCGAAAAAAGCAAGTTCTACAACCGAACGAAAAAAATCTACACACCGCTCCTCAGACGATAGCCATGCTTCTTCGAAAGCAAAAGCTAAGACCAGAAAATCAAATGATAGCGACCGAGCAAAAAAAGCAAATGAAAAGGACTCTCAGGATTATGATGAGGCTTCCGAGCGACATTCCAATAGAGAAAAATCCCCGGTAACGAATTTATATGATGAATACACCCCGTTCTCTACCACACAGGTAGCGGTTAAGCCGACCAATAGACGCTACTACATTGCATTCGTAGCTACCGCTTTCCTCTCGCTAGGATCCTTTTTGATCTATAGCGATATCACTAGGAGAACCCATACAGACCCAGGCGCCGAAAGCCCAGTAGCTTCTGGCGTGACGAACTCGACCTCTAACGCTATTAGCCCAGAGGTCGCTGCCGAAACTGATTCAGAACAAAGGATTCGTGTTGGCGAAAATCAGAATGATACAAATTCGTTCGAAAATTCCCTGAATGAGGTTTCCGAAAATGAATATGTGGAATTGGCTCCCTTATCTCTTCAAACTATAGAACGACCCGCAGAGAAACCTTTTTCCTTGGAGCCGCCGCCTCAAGCGCATCCCTCTGGAGTCGAAGCCGAACTTAATGAAACTGCACCAAGTGCTGGTTTTTTCTCTCTGAACTCCACGCGGAATGACGTATTACGAATTCAGGGCACACCAGACAGCATAATCGGCAATACTTTTTCATATGGGTATTCAAGCGTAAGTTTTCAGAACGATCGGGTGTCTGGATGGAGCAATATAAGTAAGAATCTGCGCGTAAGAATGATCAGTTATTCTCCAAGTAGCGAAAATTATTTTACTCTCGGCTCGACCAGAGCCGATGTCGTTAAGATTCAAGGCACGCCCGACAGTATCATCGGAAATAGTTACGGTTATGGTTATTCAAGCATTACCTTTCAAGGAAATTCTGTTGTTGGTTGGAGCAACATTAGTAAGAACTTGAAAGTGAGAATGTTGAGCAATTCTGAAATGTCGTTGAATCAGTTTACGATCGGTTCGAGCAAAGACGACGTCATTAGAGTTCAAGGTACGCCCGATAGCATAATAGGTAATAGCTTCGGTTACGGGTATTCAACCGTACATTTTAGAAATGACAGAGTATCGAAATGGAGTAATATCAGCAGAAACTTGAGAGTCGTTTTGAGCCCCGATCCCTAA
- a CDS encoding SH3 domain-containing protein produces MKIFKTGSLVILLIFAASSVCLAQKGATARAAAAKAAQEKAQRAADEEAVRKMPDPGADTAFVVATRANIREEPDRTSRILLEVERGEALSLIEREPTGTWFRVIHVETAIEGWIDQSVIVNKLTANRYTAPDFEEEVTESDSNPTVKITNQERATDLNLRMNGVLYVIKANTTRSFTLAPGPYEYYGWSPGVRATFGKSTLSRGTIYSWSFFIRRR; encoded by the coding sequence ATGAAAATATTCAAAACAGGTAGTCTCGTTATATTGCTAATTTTTGCAGCGTCAAGCGTCTGTCTCGCCCAAAAAGGAGCGACTGCTCGGGCCGCAGCAGCTAAGGCAGCGCAAGAGAAAGCGCAAAGGGCAGCGGACGAAGAGGCAGTCCGAAAGATGCCTGATCCAGGTGCTGACACAGCCTTTGTTGTCGCGACAAGAGCCAACATCAGGGAAGAACCGGATAGGACGAGCCGAATTCTTCTTGAGGTTGAACGAGGCGAAGCTCTTTCATTAATTGAACGCGAACCAACAGGAACTTGGTTTCGCGTGATTCATGTAGAAACCGCCATCGAAGGATGGATCGATCAAAGTGTAATCGTTAATAAACTCACAGCGAATCGATACACCGCGCCGGATTTTGAAGAAGAAGTAACTGAATCTGATTCAAATCCAACGGTTAAGATCACCAATCAGGAAAGGGCAACGGATTTGAATCTCCGTATGAATGGCGTCCTATACGTTATTAAAGCCAATACAACTCGCTCGTTTACATTAGCGCCCGGCCCCTACGAATACTATGGATGGTCGCCCGGCGTTCGGGCCACATTTGGCAAAAGCACATTGTCGCGAGGCACTATTTACTCGTGGTCGTTTTTCATAAGGCGGAGATAG
- a CDS encoding DUF1446 domain-containing protein — protein sequence MKEKIRVASGQGFWGDLLTAPVDQVRGGPIDYLMLDYLAEVTMSIVQKQRQRDPNAGFARDFVSLMREILPDCVEKDIKVLSNAGGVNVEGCAEAIRETARELGFGGKLKIGVITGDDILPRLDEFAERGIEITNMDTGEPLAAVRDKVQAANVYLGAGGLVEALDRGARVVVGGRLTDTGLTLAPLMHEFGWKFDQWDLISAGTIAGHIIECGAQASGGNCQFEWNSIPDMARVGFPIVEAGPSGEFIVTKHDGTGGRVSVQSVKEQLLYEMGDPKAYITPDVVADFSSIQLEDAGPDRVRVFGIKGNPNTEFFKVSIAYSHGWKAVGTLVYSWPDAYQKAQAADRILRKRLDRLGLKFDVVLSEFVGVNATHGHLSGEPAADIPEVQFRIGVRGQSKADVERFTKEIAPLILTGPPAVTGFAGGRPKVEEIMAYFPALIPKHLIETKVEIIEA from the coding sequence ATGAAAGAAAAGATCAGAGTTGCTAGCGGACAGGGTTTTTGGGGCGATCTGCTGACGGCGCCGGTGGATCAGGTCCGCGGCGGGCCGATCGACTACCTTATGCTCGATTACCTCGCCGAGGTGACGATGTCGATCGTCCAGAAGCAACGGCAGCGCGACCCGAACGCCGGCTTTGCCCGCGACTTTGTCTCGCTGATGCGCGAGATTCTTCCCGATTGCGTCGAAAAGGACATCAAGGTGCTCTCGAACGCCGGCGGTGTGAACGTCGAAGGCTGCGCCGAGGCGATCCGCGAGACCGCCCGCGAACTCGGCTTTGGCGGCAAGCTCAAGATCGGCGTTATCACCGGCGACGACATTCTTCCGCGGCTTGATGAATTTGCCGAACGCGGCATTGAGATCACCAACATGGATACGGGCGAACCGCTGGCGGCCGTTCGCGATAAGGTTCAGGCAGCGAACGTCTATCTCGGTGCCGGCGGCTTGGTCGAGGCTCTTGATCGCGGTGCTCGCGTCGTTGTCGGCGGCAGGCTGACCGACACCGGCCTTACGCTTGCTCCGCTGATGCACGAGTTCGGCTGGAAGTTTGACCAGTGGGATCTGATCTCCGCCGGTACGATCGCCGGACACATCATCGAATGCGGTGCTCAGGCCTCGGGCGGCAACTGCCAGTTCGAGTGGAACTCGATCCCCGACATGGCACGCGTCGGCTTTCCGATCGTCGAGGCCGGGCCGAGCGGCGAGTTCATCGTCACCAAACACGACGGCACCGGCGGCCGTGTTAGTGTTCAATCTGTCAAAGAGCAGCTTCTTTACGAAATGGGTGACCCGAAGGCTTACATCACGCCCGACGTTGTCGCCGATTTCTCGTCCATTCAGCTTGAGGATGCCGGTCCTGACCGCGTGCGGGTTTTCGGCATCAAGGGAAACCCGAATACCGAATTTTTCAAGGTTTCGATCGCTTATTCTCATGGTTGGAAGGCCGTCGGCACTCTTGTGTATTCCTGGCCCGACGCTTACCAGAAGGCCCAGGCCGCGGACCGGATACTCCGCAAACGGCTCGACCGGCTCGGCCTTAAGTTCGACGTCGTACTCAGCGAGTTCGTCGGTGTTAACGCGACCCACGGGCATCTTTCCGGCGAGCCCGCCGCTGACATCCCCGAAGTGCAGTTCCGGATCGGCGTACGCGGGCAAAGCAAGGCGGATGTCGAGCGGTTCACGAAGGAGATCGCACCGCTCATCCTGACCGGCCCGCCCGCCGTTACAGGCTTTGCCGGCGGCCGCCCGAAGGTCGAGGAGATAATGGCGTACTTCCCCGCCCTCATCCCCAAGCACCTGATCGAGACAAAGGTCGAGATCATCGAAGCCTGA
- a CDS encoding cobalamin B12-binding domain-containing protein: MSERKIRVLVAKPGLDGHDRGAKVIARALRDAGMEVIYTGLRQTPEMIASAALQEDVDAVGISILSGAHKTLCPRIVDLLRENGMDDTLVLVGGIVPAEDIPALKEKGVSEIFLPGTSTEDIVTYIRANVRAAE, translated from the coding sequence ATGAGCGAACGAAAGATAAGGGTTTTGGTGGCTAAACCGGGCCTCGACGGACACGACCGCGGGGCAAAGGTTATCGCCCGGGCCCTCCGCGATGCGGGAATGGAAGTCATTTACACTGGCCTGAGGCAAACGCCCGAGATGATTGCTTCGGCGGCTCTGCAGGAGGACGTTGATGCCGTCGGTATTTCGATCCTCAGCGGCGCGCACAAAACGCTCTGCCCTCGGATCGTCGATCTGCTCCGCGAGAATGGAATGGATGATACACTCGTCTTGGTTGGCGGTATTGTACCGGCCGAGGATATTCCGGCTCTGAAAGAAAAGGGCGTTTCGGAGATCTTTCTCCCCGGAACATCGACAGAGGACATCGTTACCTACATAAGGGCGAACGTCCGGGCTGCTGAATAG
- a CDS encoding sterol desaturase family protein has translation MLKPTVIAIPIFALLIGLEAWYSHRRHANAYESRDAWTNIFVGFMSVAFGALFGVFVAVIYTSAYQLAPYKFPAEAWWTWAILFFVDDFAYYWFHRISHEMRLFWNFHVVHHSSEHYNLSVAVRQSWFSGILHWVFYAPIMLLGFAPWMFALMHGFNLIYQFWIHTKFIRSLGPLEHVLNTPSHHRVHHGVNNPYLDKNYAGVLIIWDKLFGSFVPETEEPRYGIIKPIKSYNLLWINTHGWVETWQAMRNRKGMLAKLRCIFGSPNMEAEESVTETRLPV, from the coding sequence ATGCTTAAGCCGACCGTCATTGCGATCCCCATCTTCGCCCTTCTTATCGGGCTTGAGGCTTGGTATTCCCACCGACGGCATGCAAATGCATACGAATCCAGAGATGCCTGGACGAACATCTTCGTCGGCTTTATGAGCGTCGCTTTCGGTGCTCTCTTCGGCGTCTTTGTTGCGGTTATATATACGTCCGCATATCAGCTCGCGCCTTACAAATTCCCGGCCGAGGCGTGGTGGACCTGGGCGATCCTCTTTTTCGTCGATGACTTCGCATATTACTGGTTCCATCGAATCAGCCACGAAATGCGGCTCTTTTGGAACTTCCACGTTGTCCACCATTCGAGCGAGCACTACAACCTGAGCGTCGCGGTGCGGCAAAGCTGGTTCTCGGGCATCTTGCACTGGGTATTTTACGCCCCGATCATGCTCCTCGGCTTCGCACCGTGGATGTTCGCCCTGATGCACGGGTTCAACCTGATCTACCAGTTCTGGATACACACGAAATTCATTCGAAGCCTTGGCCCGCTTGAGCATGTGCTCAACACGCCCTCGCATCATCGAGTTCATCACGGCGTTAACAATCCCTATCTTGATAAAAACTACGCCGGCGTTCTGATCATTTGGGACAAACTTTTCGGTTCTTTCGTTCCGGAAACCGAAGAACCGCGGTACGGCATCATCAAACCGATCAAGAGTTATAACCTGCTCTGGATCAACACTCACGGCTGGGTTGAGACGTGGCAGGCGATGCGGAACCGCAAAGGAATGCTCGCAAAGCTCCGATGCATTTTCGGCTCGCCGAACATGGAGGCGGAAGAATCGGTCACCGAAACACGCCTGCCCGTCTGA